A genomic stretch from Aminobacter aminovorans includes:
- the smc gene encoding chromosome segregation protein SMC has product MKFSRLRLLGFKSFVEPGEFVIERGLTGIVGPNGCGKSNLVEALRWVMGESSYKNMRASGMDDVIFSGSGTRPARNTAEVTLFLDNTDRTAPPSFNDADELQVSRRIEREAGSVYRINGKEARAKDVQLLFADQSTGARSPSMVGQGRIGELIQAKPQARRALLEEAAGISGLHTRRHEAELRLRAAEQNLERLDDVVGELESQIESLKRQARQASRFKNLSADIRKAEATLLHLRWTLAKAQEGEAQSALATATSLVGDRAAAQMAAARDQAVGAHKLPEMRDGAAAAAATFQRLSIARSQLEEEAGRINSRQSELDRRLQQLDADIAREQRMIGDNAAILARLDAEEKALNDENAGATDRETYTRAAFEEAMATLALTEAELGRLTAERAEAAAGRTQAERAMRDAAERRDRFARQLAELDREASEIAARISTLADPAEKQMLAEAAQEALEEAEFAATEAERAVTEARQTEASSRTPLQEAKAELARIETEARTLAKIINAASGDLFPAVLEQIGVERGFETALGAALGDDLEAALDRAAPVHWGDAKVAAGDPKLPEGVRSLAEVVRAPQQLARRLAQIGVVDATDAARLQPQLAPGQRLVSKQGGLWRWDGLTASADAPTAAAQRLAQKNRLAELDAEAVQATLLVRAAEEALARAENAVRETTEAERQARQAWRDAQHRVGAARDALAQAEKAAGELTSRRAALDEARARVADAHEEAQAGYVEAEDMLGSAPDLADLQARLEQLSGAVARDRSAVADARAVHDGLNREAEARARRLTAIAAERQSWVLRAESAAEQVEALAERREEAAAERELLAEAPDELDARRRALMSQLTQAEALRKEASDRLQDAENKQSVLDKAATAAIQGLAEAREARARAEERLTAADERRREVEGRIQEVLATPPHLVIRHTGLEADDPMPDPAEVERSLERLKIERERLGAVNLRAEEEQKELSDRLEAIVSEREDIIEAIRKLRQGIQGLNREGRERLLAAFDLVNGHFKRLFTHLFGGGTAELQLIESEDPLEAGLEILARPPGKKPQTMTLLSGGEQALTAMALIFAVFLTNPAPICVLDEVDAPLDDHNVERFCNLMDEMSASTETRFVVITHNPITMARMDRLFGVTMAEQGVSQLVSVDLQAAESLREAS; this is encoded by the coding sequence ATGAAGTTTTCGCGCCTCCGCCTTCTCGGTTTCAAGTCCTTTGTCGAGCCCGGCGAGTTCGTCATCGAACGCGGGCTCACCGGCATCGTCGGGCCGAATGGCTGCGGCAAGTCCAATCTCGTCGAAGCGTTGCGCTGGGTGATGGGCGAAAGCTCGTACAAGAACATGCGCGCCTCCGGCATGGACGACGTCATCTTCTCTGGTTCCGGTACGCGCCCGGCGCGCAACACCGCTGAAGTCACGCTGTTCCTCGACAATACCGACCGCACCGCGCCCCCCTCCTTCAACGACGCCGACGAGTTGCAGGTGTCGCGCCGCATCGAGCGCGAAGCCGGCTCCGTCTACCGCATCAACGGCAAGGAAGCCCGCGCCAAGGACGTGCAACTGCTGTTCGCCGATCAGTCTACCGGCGCGCGCTCGCCGTCGATGGTGGGGCAGGGCCGCATCGGCGAACTGATCCAGGCAAAACCGCAGGCGCGCCGCGCGCTGCTGGAAGAGGCGGCCGGCATTTCCGGCCTGCACACGCGCCGCCATGAAGCCGAGCTTCGCCTGCGCGCTGCCGAACAGAACCTCGAGCGGCTCGACGATGTCGTCGGCGAGCTCGAAAGCCAGATTGAAAGCCTGAAGCGCCAGGCCCGACAGGCATCGCGCTTCAAGAACCTGTCAGCCGACATCCGCAAGGCGGAGGCCACGCTGCTGCATCTGCGCTGGACGCTGGCCAAGGCGCAGGAAGGCGAAGCGCAGTCGGCGCTGGCCACGGCGACCTCGCTCGTCGGCGACCGTGCCGCAGCCCAGATGGCGGCGGCCAGGGACCAGGCCGTAGGCGCCCACAAACTGCCCGAGATGCGTGACGGCGCGGCTGCTGCCGCTGCTACCTTCCAGCGCCTGTCCATTGCACGCTCGCAGCTCGAGGAGGAAGCCGGCCGCATCAATTCGCGCCAGAGCGAACTCGACCGCCGCCTGCAGCAGCTCGATGCCGACATTGCCCGCGAGCAGCGCATGATTGGCGACAACGCCGCGATCCTGGCGCGTCTCGATGCCGAGGAGAAGGCGCTCAACGACGAGAATGCCGGCGCGACCGATCGCGAGACGTATACGCGTGCCGCTTTCGAGGAGGCGATGGCGACATTGGCGCTGACCGAGGCCGAGCTTGGCCGGCTGACCGCCGAACGCGCCGAGGCGGCAGCTGGCCGCACCCAGGCCGAGCGCGCCATGCGCGACGCTGCCGAGCGCCGCGACCGTTTTGCTCGCCAGCTTGCCGAACTGGATCGCGAGGCCAGCGAAATCGCGGCGCGCATTTCGACGCTGGCCGACCCGGCGGAAAAGCAGATGCTGGCCGAGGCAGCACAGGAAGCGCTTGAAGAAGCCGAGTTCGCAGCAACCGAGGCCGAGCGCGCCGTCACCGAGGCACGCCAGACCGAGGCCTCGTCGCGCACGCCGCTGCAGGAGGCCAAGGCCGAGCTGGCGCGGATCGAGACCGAGGCGCGCACCCTGGCCAAGATCATCAACGCCGCGTCTGGCGATCTTTTCCCGGCGGTGCTGGAGCAGATCGGCGTCGAGCGCGGCTTCGAGACGGCGCTGGGTGCTGCCCTTGGTGACGATCTCGAAGCCGCGCTCGACCGGGCCGCACCGGTGCACTGGGGTGACGCCAAGGTGGCTGCGGGCGACCCGAAGCTGCCCGAAGGCGTGCGCAGCCTCGCCGAGGTCGTGCGCGCCCCGCAGCAGCTGGCGCGCCGTCTCGCGCAGATCGGTGTCGTCGACGCCACCGATGCGGCTAGGTTGCAGCCGCAACTTGCGCCCGGCCAGAGGCTGGTGAGCAAGCAGGGCGGGCTGTGGCGCTGGGACGGATTGACCGCAAGCGCCGACGCACCCACCGCCGCGGCACAGCGTCTGGCCCAGAAGAACCGGCTTGCCGAGCTCGATGCCGAAGCTGTCCAGGCGACGCTTTTGGTGCGCGCGGCCGAAGAGGCCTTGGCGCGGGCTGAAAATGCCGTTCGCGAAACCACCGAAGCCGAGCGACAGGCGCGGCAGGCATGGCGCGACGCCCAGCACCGTGTCGGTGCGGCGCGCGACGCCCTGGCTCAGGCGGAAAAGGCCGCCGGCGAGCTGACAAGCCGCCGTGCTGCCCTGGACGAAGCACGCGCGCGTGTCGCCGATGCGCATGAAGAAGCGCAGGCCGGCTATGTCGAAGCCGAGGACATGCTGGGCTCGGCACCCGATCTCGCCGACCTTCAGGCGCGGCTCGAACAGCTTTCCGGCGCCGTCGCGCGCGATCGCTCTGCCGTCGCCGACGCCCGTGCCGTGCATGACGGCCTCAACCGCGAAGCCGAGGCGAGAGCGCGCCGGTTGACGGCGATCGCCGCCGAGCGCCAGAGCTGGGTGCTACGTGCCGAAAGTGCCGCCGAGCAGGTTGAAGCGCTGGCCGAGCGGCGCGAGGAAGCCGCTGCCGAACGCGAATTGCTGGCCGAGGCGCCCGACGAGCTCGACGCGCGTCGCCGGGCGCTGATGTCGCAGCTGACGCAGGCGGAAGCCCTGCGCAAGGAAGCGTCCGACCGTCTCCAGGATGCCGAGAACAAGCAGTCGGTTCTCGACAAGGCCGCAACCGCCGCGATCCAGGGATTGGCCGAAGCGCGTGAAGCGCGGGCGCGCGCCGAGGAGCGCCTGACGGCAGCCGACGAACGCCGTCGCGAGGTCGAGGGGCGCATCCAGGAGGTGCTTGCGACGCCGCCGCACCTGGTGATCCGCCATACCGGCCTGGAGGCGGACGATCCGATGCCCGATCCCGCCGAAGTCGAAAGGTCGCTGGAGCGCCTCAAGATCGAGCGCGAGCGGCTTGGTGCCGTCAACCTGCGTGCCGAAGAAGAGCAGAAGGAGCTATCCGACCGGCTCGAGGCGATCGTCTCAGAGCGCGAGGACATCATCGAGGCGATCCGCAAGCTGCGCCAGGGCATTCAGGGCCTGAACCGCGAAGGTCGTGAACGCCTGCTGGCCGCCTTTGACCTGGTCAACGGCCATTTCAAGCGCCTGTTCACCCATCTGTTCGGTGGCGGCACCGCCGAGCTTCAGCTGATCGAGTCGGAGGACCCGCTCGAAGCCGGTCTCGAAATCCTCGCCCGACCGCCCGGCAAGAAGCCGCAGACGATGACGCTGCTGTCGGGCGGCGAGCAGGCGCTGACGGCGATGGCGCTGATCTTTGCGGTGTTCCTGACCAATCCGGCGCCGATCTGCGTGCTCGACGAGGTCGACGCGCCGCTCGACGACCACAATGTCGAGCGCTTCTGCAACCTGATGGACGAGATGTCGGCATCGACCGAGACGCGCTTCGTCGTCATCACCCACAATCCCATCACCATGGCACGCATGGACCGGCTGTTCGGCGTCACCATGGCGGAGCAGGGGGTAAGTCAGCTGGTTTCGGTCGACCTGCAGGCCGCTGAATCCCTGCGCGAGGCGAGCTGA
- a CDS encoding MurR/RpiR family transcriptional regulator gives MSVLTKIIATLDTMAPADRQIGQFIVDNPDEMLRLSSVALGEQTGRSQSSVVKFAQKLGYASYQQLKLAVSEAKAQQWQAPPGMVHGSIDRADGYVAVQQKLVAGKLAAMQQTMSVNSEQTVGRVLDLLDRADRIHLAGVSASSLVARDFAIKLMKLGRNVLHDSDSHVQLASAASLGSRDVLLAFSHSGTSIETVRIAELAKQRGAAVVVISSLRDNPLSAIADVVLHSVSDEDNVRSSSITARDAQLALTDLLFILLVQRQADANDHIHRSEAAVAALKVR, from the coding sequence ATGTCGGTTCTCACGAAAATCATTGCGACGCTCGACACCATGGCGCCGGCCGACCGGCAGATCGGCCAGTTCATCGTCGACAATCCAGACGAAATGCTGCGCCTGTCGTCGGTGGCGCTGGGCGAACAGACGGGGCGCAGCCAGTCCAGCGTGGTGAAATTCGCGCAGAAGCTCGGCTATGCCAGCTACCAGCAGCTGAAGCTCGCGGTCAGCGAGGCCAAGGCCCAGCAATGGCAGGCACCGCCCGGCATGGTCCATGGCAGCATCGACCGCGCCGACGGTTATGTCGCCGTGCAGCAGAAGCTGGTGGCCGGCAAGCTTGCGGCGATGCAGCAGACGATGTCGGTCAACAGCGAACAGACCGTCGGGCGGGTTCTCGACCTGCTCGACCGGGCCGATCGCATCCACCTCGCCGGCGTCAGCGCCTCATCGCTCGTCGCGCGCGACTTCGCCATCAAGCTGATGAAGCTCGGGCGCAACGTGCTGCACGACAGCGACAGCCATGTGCAGCTCGCCAGCGCAGCGTCGCTGGGATCGCGTGACGTGCTGCTGGCATTCTCGCATTCGGGCACCAGCATCGAGACGGTCCGCATCGCCGAACTCGCCAAGCAGCGCGGTGCTGCCGTCGTCGTCATCTCCTCGCTCAGGGACAATCCGCTGAGCGCGATTGCAGATGTCGTGCTTCACTCGGTCAGCGACGAGGATAATGTCCGCTCGTCGTCGATCACCGCCCGCGACGCGCAGTTGGCCCTGACCGACCTGCTGTTCATCCTGCTTGTCCAGCGCCAGGCCGATGCGAACGACCACATCCATCGCAGCGAGGCCGCCGTGGCGGCGCTCAAGGTCCGATAG
- a CDS encoding glycosyltransferase family 25 protein gives MTSSLPVTFVVTVDAEAGPRRKSAHAQLSALSWPFAFVEGLTPQCAETVQLYDARQNRKHSKRPLAPAEVAAYASHRKAMRAFLDTDAPMALILEDDFRLLEPAAFAARIAALQQAPVEWDILKLFDFQDRPVVESVGVADIAIVSHGSPTAGMVGYLITRRGAESFLSRATVYRQIDEDIKFFWELKLRVLSVKPNLVTDVSAELGGSLIEADRNEVKLKRHWTVSVKALGQTALRQINYRRHRKHYSLKLK, from the coding sequence ATGACTTCGTCGTTGCCGGTCACCTTCGTCGTGACAGTGGATGCCGAAGCTGGGCCCCGGCGCAAGTCGGCGCATGCACAGCTTTCAGCGCTCTCGTGGCCCTTCGCGTTCGTCGAAGGCCTTACCCCTCAATGCGCTGAAACCGTTCAGCTTTACGACGCCAGACAGAACCGCAAGCATTCCAAGCGCCCGCTGGCGCCGGCCGAAGTGGCCGCCTATGCCAGCCACCGCAAGGCAATGCGCGCCTTCCTCGACACCGACGCGCCTATGGCTCTCATCCTCGAGGACGATTTCCGCCTGCTGGAGCCGGCAGCCTTTGCCGCCCGCATAGCGGCACTGCAGCAGGCGCCTGTGGAATGGGACATTCTCAAGCTGTTCGACTTCCAGGATCGACCGGTCGTAGAGTCGGTTGGGGTGGCCGACATCGCCATCGTTTCACATGGCAGCCCGACCGCCGGCATGGTCGGTTACCTCATCACCCGGCGTGGCGCGGAGAGTTTCCTCAGCCGGGCCACCGTCTACCGCCAGATCGACGAAGACATTAAGTTCTTCTGGGAGCTCAAGCTCAGGGTGCTATCGGTCAAGCCCAACCTCGTGACCGACGTCAGTGCCGAGCTCGGCGGCAGCCTGATCGAGGCCGACCGCAACGAGGTCAAGCTGAAGCGGCATTGGACCGTATCGGTCAAGGCGCTCGGGCAGACTGCGCTGCGTCAGATCAACTATCGGCGCCACCGCAAGCACTACAGCCTCAAGCTCAAGTAG
- a CDS encoding DsbA family protein, which translates to MLRSISRRTALTGLAAVSAAALLSACSDSGEQANAATPKPAEPATPAATPAAPATPVQAVKVPEAQGTVDMAKLVEAGTLPDMIIGKADAPVTIVEYASMTCPHCAHFHETTLPALKTKYIDTGKARLIYREFPFDPLAEAGFMLARCSKDNYFPMVDVLFKQQQSWAGSQNPKDALLQISKLAGFTQESFEACLTDQKLLDDIRAVRARGENDFKVDSTPTFFINGKVYKGAMTIDEMSAVIDGML; encoded by the coding sequence ATGCTTCGTTCGATTTCTCGCAGGACCGCACTTACCGGGCTCGCAGCCGTTTCGGCAGCGGCGCTGCTTTCCGCTTGCAGCGACTCCGGCGAGCAGGCCAACGCAGCGACGCCCAAGCCTGCCGAGCCGGCAACGCCTGCCGCAACCCCGGCTGCCCCGGCGACGCCGGTGCAGGCGGTGAAGGTGCCCGAGGCACAGGGCACGGTCGACATGGCGAAGCTGGTTGAAGCCGGCACACTGCCCGACATGATCATCGGCAAGGCCGATGCGCCCGTCACCATCGTCGAATACGCCTCGATGACCTGCCCGCACTGCGCGCATTTCCACGAGACGACGCTGCCGGCGCTGAAGACCAAGTACATCGATACCGGCAAGGCGCGGCTGATCTATCGCGAGTTCCCCTTCGACCCGCTGGCCGAGGCAGGCTTCATGCTTGCGCGCTGTTCGAAGGACAACTACTTCCCGATGGTCGACGTGCTGTTCAAGCAGCAGCAGAGCTGGGCCGGTTCGCAGAACCCCAAGGACGCGCTGCTGCAGATCTCCAAGCTCGCCGGCTTTACACAGGAGTCGTTCGAGGCCTGCTTGACTGATCAGAAGCTTCTGGACGATATCAGGGCGGTGCGCGCCCGCGGCGAGAACGATTTCAAGGTCGACTCGACGCCGACCTTCTTCATCAACGGGAAAGTCTACAAGGGGGCAATGACGATTGACGAAATGTCGGCGGTTATCGACGGCATGCTCTGA
- a CDS encoding TetR/AcrR family transcriptional regulator — protein sequence MSGHRPSSREKILAAASELADIVGPGNLSLDAVAQRAGVSKGGLLYNFPTKAKLMQALVQDYLKTFEDALEAEAAKRGDTTKNSLTAYIELSARECEQKQPSAAGVLAALAEDPDFLNPVRDFKRQLLDRLKSETPDAAKLVVAFLVIEGLRSMKLFDMDILHDDERNMALSYLLAEAAGS from the coding sequence ATGTCGGGCCACAGACCAAGCTCTCGCGAAAAAATCCTCGCCGCAGCCAGCGAATTGGCCGACATCGTCGGTCCGGGCAACCTGTCGCTCGACGCAGTGGCCCAGCGTGCCGGCGTATCGAAGGGTGGGCTGCTGTACAATTTCCCGACCAAGGCCAAGCTCATGCAGGCGCTGGTCCAGGACTATCTCAAAACCTTCGAGGATGCGCTCGAGGCGGAAGCAGCCAAGCGCGGCGATACTACCAAAAATAGTCTGACCGCCTACATTGAACTGTCGGCGCGAGAGTGCGAGCAGAAGCAGCCGTCAGCGGCCGGGGTGCTCGCGGCACTTGCCGAAGATCCGGATTTTCTCAATCCTGTCAGGGACTTCAAGCGCCAGTTGCTCGACAGGCTGAAATCGGAAACGCCGGATGCCGCCAAGCTGGTCGTGGCGTTCCTGGTCATTGAAGGGCTACGCAGCATGAAGCTGTTCGACATGGACATATTGCACGACGACGAGCGCAACATGGCGCTTTCGTATCTTCTCGCCGAAGCCGCCGGCTCGTAG
- the nirD gene encoding nitrite reductase small subunit NirD has product MDWIAIGTIADIPLRGARCVDTPQGKIGVFRTAEDQVFAIEDHCPHKGGPLSQGIVHDASVTCPLHNWVFSLETGKAQGADEGSVRTIPLKVEHGRLFIALELRASKAA; this is encoded by the coding sequence ATGGACTGGATCGCAATCGGGACAATCGCCGACATACCGTTGCGCGGCGCGCGCTGCGTCGACACACCCCAGGGCAAGATCGGCGTGTTCCGCACCGCCGAAGACCAGGTCTTCGCCATCGAGGACCATTGCCCGCACAAGGGCGGGCCGCTGAGCCAGGGCATCGTCCATGACGCCTCGGTGACCTGCCCGCTGCACAACTGGGTGTTTTCGCTGGAAACCGGTAAGGCGCAAGGCGCCGACGAAGGCTCGGTCAGGACCATTCCGCTCAAGGTCGAGCACGGGCGGCTGTTCATCGCGCTCGAGCTTCGCGCATCGAAGGCTGCCTGA
- a CDS encoding nitrate reductase has translation MMDAREVRTTCPYCGVGCGVQARVAADGTTSVRGDPGHPANAGKLCSKGSALGETLGLDGRVLYPEIGGRSTSWDAALDLVASRFSDTIARHGPDAVAFYVSGQLLTEDYYVANKLMKGFIGSANIDTNSRLCMASSVAGHKRAFGEDIVPGVYADLEQADLVVLVGSNTAWCHPILYQRLLAARTEREIRIVVIDPRRTATAAECDLHLQLRPGTDVALFNGLLAHLAGSDAIDRAYVGAHTSGFDAAVSLACADAPTPRRVAESCDLDTADVAAFYDWFAATERTVTVYSQGVNQSAHGTDKVNAILNGHLATGRIGRPGMGPFSVTGQPNAMGGREVGGLANQLAAHMGFDDPQAPDRVGRFWRTPDIARKPGLKAVDMFEAASDGRIKALWVMGTNPAVSMPDAGKVRAALKACEFVVVSDVTRTDTSQFADVLLPAAAWGEKDGTVTNSERLISRQKSFLPMPGDVRPDWWIVSQAARRMGFAEAFDYASPAAIFREHAALSAFENDGARLFDIGGLAGIEDSDYDTLAPLHWPFRAGASAGVQRLLGDGCFPTADGRGRFVAVRQEGAALPVDAAFPLVLNTGRLRDQWHTMTRTGRVPRLMANAPEPVIELNAADAARLGIADGDLVRIESRFGGGRAKAVASGSQRRGEAFLPMHWSGRFAANAAAGSLSAPVTDPFSGQPELKHVPVRIAREPVAWAGVLMTRRDIRPTGFVHWSRAAVAGGWVYELSGTEPPEQGILLARRLVDVVPADQLLEYTDRRSSTFRAAATDGEGRLAEALLVAPHGHLPQRDWLLSLLASVEPLTALDRRALLSGRAPVPVPSVGRIVCSCFNVGVNQLTAAISGGSASLDDIGKVLKAGTNCGSCRSEIRTMLEASRLMAAE, from the coding sequence ATGATGGATGCACGCGAGGTGAGGACCACCTGTCCCTATTGCGGGGTGGGTTGCGGCGTGCAGGCGCGGGTCGCTGCGGACGGCACGACGTCCGTGCGCGGCGACCCCGGCCATCCCGCCAATGCCGGCAAGCTTTGTTCCAAGGGGTCGGCGCTCGGCGAGACGCTCGGCCTCGACGGGCGGGTGCTCTATCCCGAGATCGGCGGCCGCAGCACCTCCTGGGACGCGGCGCTCGATCTGGTGGCAAGTCGCTTCTCCGACACCATCGCCCGGCATGGACCGGATGCGGTCGCCTTCTATGTCTCGGGGCAATTGCTGACCGAGGACTATTACGTCGCCAACAAGCTGATGAAGGGATTCATCGGCTCGGCCAACATCGACACCAATTCGCGGCTGTGCATGGCTTCCAGCGTCGCCGGCCACAAGCGCGCCTTCGGCGAAGACATCGTGCCCGGCGTCTACGCGGATTTAGAACAGGCCGACCTTGTCGTGCTGGTCGGTTCCAACACCGCCTGGTGCCATCCGATCCTCTACCAGCGCCTGCTCGCTGCGCGGACCGAGCGTGAAATCAGGATCGTCGTCATCGATCCGCGCCGCACGGCCACCGCTGCCGAATGCGACCTGCACCTACAGCTCAGGCCAGGCACCGACGTGGCGCTGTTCAATGGCCTGCTGGCGCATCTCGCCGGCAGCGACGCCATTGACCGGGCCTATGTCGGCGCCCATACGTCCGGCTTCGATGCGGCGGTCAGCCTCGCTTGCGCCGACGCGCCGACGCCCCGGCGTGTCGCCGAAAGCTGCGATCTCGACACGGCCGATGTTGCCGCCTTCTACGACTGGTTCGCGGCGACGGAGCGCACCGTCACCGTCTACAGCCAGGGCGTCAATCAGTCGGCCCATGGCACCGACAAGGTCAATGCCATCCTCAACGGCCACCTCGCGACGGGGCGCATCGGCAGGCCGGGCATGGGGCCGTTTTCGGTCACCGGCCAGCCCAACGCCATGGGCGGCCGGGAGGTCGGCGGCCTTGCCAACCAGCTTGCCGCGCACATGGGTTTCGACGATCCCCAGGCTCCGGACCGGGTTGGCCGCTTCTGGCGCACGCCTGATATCGCCCGCAAGCCGGGCCTCAAGGCCGTCGACATGTTCGAGGCGGCAAGCGACGGGCGCATCAAGGCGCTCTGGGTGATGGGCACCAACCCGGCCGTCAGCATGCCGGATGCCGGCAAGGTGCGCGCTGCCCTGAAGGCCTGTGAATTCGTCGTCGTCTCGGACGTCACCCGCACCGACACCAGCCAGTTCGCCGACGTGCTGCTGCCTGCCGCGGCCTGGGGCGAGAAGGACGGCACGGTGACCAATTCCGAGCGCCTGATATCGCGCCAGAAATCGTTCCTGCCGATGCCGGGCGACGTCCGCCCGGACTGGTGGATCGTGTCGCAGGCCGCCCGGCGCATGGGCTTTGCCGAAGCCTTCGACTACGCCAGCCCGGCGGCGATCTTTCGCGAGCATGCGGCACTTTCTGCCTTCGAGAATGACGGCGCCCGCCTGTTCGACATTGGCGGCCTCGCCGGCATCGAGGACAGCGACTATGACACGCTCGCGCCGCTGCATTGGCCATTTCGCGCCGGTGCTTCAGCCGGGGTCCAGCGGTTGCTGGGTGATGGATGCTTTCCCACCGCCGATGGGCGCGGACGTTTCGTCGCCGTCCGCCAGGAAGGCGCGGCACTGCCGGTCGACGCCGCTTTTCCGCTTGTCCTCAACACTGGCCGGCTGCGCGACCAGTGGCACACAATGACCCGGACGGGCAGGGTGCCGCGCCTGATGGCCAATGCGCCGGAGCCGGTGATCGAGCTGAACGCGGCCGACGCCGCTAGGCTCGGGATCGCCGACGGCGATCTTGTCCGCATCGAAAGCCGCTTTGGCGGTGGCCGGGCCAAGGCAGTCGCCAGCGGCAGCCAGCGGCGGGGCGAGGCCTTCCTGCCGATGCACTGGAGCGGGCGCTTTGCCGCCAACGCCGCCGCCGGATCGCTGTCGGCGCCGGTCACCGACCCATTTTCCGGCCAGCCGGAACTCAAGCATGTCCCGGTACGGATCGCCCGCGAGCCGGTCGCCTGGGCCGGCGTGCTGATGACCCGCCGCGACATCAGGCCGACGGGCTTTGTCCATTGGAGCCGCGCGGCGGTGGCAGGCGGCTGGGTCTATGAACTTTCCGGCACCGAACCGCCCGAACAGGGCATCCTGCTCGCCCGCCGGCTGGTCGACGTCGTGCCGGCCGACCAGTTGCTCGAATACACCGACCGACGGAGCTCGACCTTTCGCGCTGCTGCGACCGACGGCGAGGGTAGGCTCGCCGAGGCGCTGCTGGTCGCGCCGCACGGTCACCTGCCCCAACGCGACTGGCTGTTGTCGCTGCTCGCCTCGGTCGAGCCGCTGACGGCACTCGATCGCCGCGCGCTGCTGTCGGGGCGCGCGCCGGTGCCGGTGCCGTCAGTCGGTCGCATCGTCTGCTCCTGCTTCAATGTCGGGGTGAACCAGCTCACCGCCGCGATATCAGGCGGCAGCGCCAGCCTCGACGACATCGGCAAGGTGCTGAAGGCCGGCACCAATTGCGGCTCCTGCCGGTCGGAGATCAGGACGATGCTCGAGGCATCACGGCTGATGGCGGCGGAGTGA
- a CDS encoding efflux RND transporter periplasmic adaptor subunit, with protein sequence MIKRLIIALVLLVVICGGIVGFNIFRDNAIQQFFANMPVASVTVATAKVEPAPWTPGIETIGTVNASQGVDLTVEQAGIIKDINFAANQRVKQGDVLIQLDDTVQQADLAASKTQAALDQQSLDRAIELQRRGVGSEVALDAARATASTSASQVQKLQAVLDQKQLRAPFSGTIGIPKVDDGQYLAPGTIVATLQDLDTMRADFSVPEQQLGSLKMGQPVAFGVTADDMAFKGSVVGIDPKVDPQSRLVSVRAEITNPEGKLSPGQFVRVRVELPREDGVLAVPQTALTTSLYGDYVYVVRPAEAKPDAAAAAPAVAAPADASAAPAEAKAEPALTVSQVFVKVGRRSEGRVEIIEGVKAGDELVIAGQNRLTNGTHVKVDNTVSPVTSADAKAAAK encoded by the coding sequence TTGATAAAGCGTCTCATCATCGCTCTCGTACTGCTTGTTGTCATTTGCGGCGGCATCGTCGGATTCAACATCTTCCGCGACAATGCGATCCAGCAGTTCTTCGCCAATATGCCGGTTGCGTCGGTGACGGTGGCGACCGCCAAGGTCGAACCCGCCCCCTGGACGCCAGGCATTGAAACGATCGGCACGGTCAATGCCTCGCAGGGCGTCGACCTGACGGTCGAGCAGGCCGGCATCATCAAGGACATCAATTTCGCCGCCAACCAGCGCGTCAAGCAGGGCGACGTGCTGATCCAGCTCGACGACACCGTCCAGCAGGCGGACCTCGCCGCGTCCAAGACGCAGGCAGCACTCGACCAGCAGTCGCTCGACCGCGCCATCGAGCTGCAGCGCCGCGGCGTCGGCTCGGAAGTGGCGCTCGATGCGGCCCGCGCAACGGCATCGACGTCGGCATCGCAGGTGCAGAAGCTGCAGGCGGTGCTCGACCAGAAGCAGCTGCGCGCCCCGTTTTCCGGCACGATCGGCATTCCCAAGGTCGATGACGGACAGTATCTCGCCCCGGGCACCATCGTTGCCACCCTGCAGGATCTCGACACCATGCGGGCAGACTTTTCCGTTCCGGAGCAGCAGCTTGGCTCGCTGAAGATGGGCCAGCCGGTAGCCTTTGGCGTCACCGCCGACGACATGGCTTTCAAGGGCAGCGTTGTCGGTATCGATCCCAAGGTCGACCCGCAGAGCCGCCTCGTTTCGGTCCGCGCCGAGATCACCAATCCGGAAGGCAAGCTGAGCCCCGGCCAGTTCGTGCGCGTGCGCGTTGAGCTGCCCCGGGAAGACGGCGTGCTGGCCGTGCCGCAGACGGCACTGACCACCAGCCTTTATGGCGACTATGTCTATGTCGTGCGTCCCGCCGAGGCCAAGCCTGACGCTGCCGCAGCCGCTCCGGCAGTTGCCGCACCTGCAGATGCTTCGGCCGCACCTGCCGAAGCGAAGGCTGAACCGGCGCTCACGGTCAGCCAGGTCTTCGTCAAGGTCGGCCGCCGTTCGGAAGGCCGCGTCGAGATCATCGAGGGCGTCAAGGCCGGTGATGAGCTGGTCATCGCAGGCCAGAACAGGCTGACCAACGGCACCCATGTCAAGGTCGACAACACGGTTTCGCCGGTAACCTCTGCTGACGCCAAGGCGGCCGCAAAATGA